One genomic segment of Arachis duranensis cultivar V14167 chromosome 4, aradu.V14167.gnm2.J7QH, whole genome shotgun sequence includes these proteins:
- the LOC107484405 gene encoding uncharacterized protein LOC107484405, protein MALQLANRTFKFPHGVVKDLLVKVGEFIFPADFVVLDMKEEANTSIILGRPFLATARVIIDVQKGELVLRLHEEKMVFNVFKAMSYPKVDTIEQIVQGVLEEEQCEGTMELEQQIPRGELPQGALESSIMTNHKDDNGEEAPKLELKTLPPSLKYVYLGGNSTYPVIINSSLS, encoded by the coding sequence atggcactccaACTGGCTAACAGAACATTCAAGTTTCCACATGGAGTAGTGAAAGATTTATTGGTGAAAGTGGGAGAATTCATTTTCCCGGCTGACTTTGTTGTGCTGgatatgaaagaagaggctaacaCTTCAATTATCCTAGGAAGGCCATTCCTAGCTACTGCTAGAGTCATCATTGATGTGCAAAAAGGGGAACTAGTCTTGAGATTACATGAAGAGAAGATGGTCTTCAATGTTTTCAAGGCAATGAGTTACCCCAAAGTGGACACCATAGAACAAATAGTTCAAGGGGTTTTGGAAGAAGAGCAATGTGAAGGAACTATGGAATTGGAGCAACAAATACCACGTGGAGAACTACCACAAGGAGCCTTGGAAAGTTCAATCATGACAAACCACAAAGATGACAATGGAGAAGAGGCACCAAAACTAGAGCTGAAGACCTTACCACCAAGCTTAAAATATGTGTATCTGGGTGGCAACAGCACctacccagtgatcatcaactcAAGCTTGAGTTAG